Proteins encoded together in one Planctomyces sp. SH-PL14 window:
- a CDS encoding ATP-binding protein, with amino-acid sequence MPIRPVDSTIDLSNCDREPIRLAGSIQPHGVLFVLRRGDLKVLQVSRNAEAVLDRGADEILGRTLDEILGPDRVAPLRPALLAAPHRARPTFLSTLEGLGRSEHSFHAIAHESDGGIVLELELADGEFRTQGSPSTIHARTDTFTLRAEEVATAPELAGLLCEEVRRLTGFDRVLVYRFDEGWNGTVVGEDGNGRLPSYLHHRFPASDIPAQARELYRINRIRLIPDAQYEPVPIVPAVNPETGEPLDMSFSTLRSVSPIHVQYMRNMETASSMSVSILKGGKLWGLISSHHHAAKGVSFPDRITCDILSRAFSLRLSAIEQTEQGERKVQVQSTYSKLLGVMSERGDFASALREFSDDFLRLVDAPGAAIVTADGCELVGRTPAVEMVRRLAAWAADHVDEEVYATDSLSQVWPEGRSCIDTASGLLAIRISSRHPSFVFWFRPEVIQTVQWGGNPAKPVTAVDGETILHPRRSFETWKETVSLRATPWNPSEIEGARQLRDAIVGTVLRRAEELADLNTELTRSNKELEAFSYSVSHDLRAPLRHIVGYAEMLRESAAGRLSATEDRWVNNIIESSEYAGQLVDKLLGYSRLGRAELQVSSIPMETLVREVQAGLARESEGREIVWTIGELPTVQADLMMLRMAVRDLLANAVKYTRQQPHPHIEIACRDETSEHVFFVRDNGIGFDMAYVDKLFGVFQRLHKWEDYEGTGIGLANVRRVIERHGGRTWAEGQEGRGATFYFTLPRQDLP; translated from the coding sequence GTGCCCATCCGTCCTGTCGATTCGACGATCGATCTTTCGAACTGTGACCGCGAGCCGATTCGCCTGGCCGGAAGCATCCAGCCCCACGGGGTGCTGTTTGTGCTCCGCCGCGGCGACCTGAAGGTGCTGCAGGTCAGCCGGAACGCCGAGGCGGTGCTGGACCGCGGGGCGGATGAGATCCTCGGCCGCACTCTGGATGAGATCCTGGGGCCTGACCGCGTCGCGCCTCTCCGCCCGGCCCTGCTGGCGGCGCCGCACCGGGCCCGCCCCACGTTCCTGTCGACCCTCGAGGGACTCGGCCGCTCCGAGCACAGCTTTCACGCCATCGCCCACGAGTCGGACGGCGGCATCGTCCTGGAACTGGAACTGGCCGACGGGGAGTTCCGGACGCAGGGATCTCCTTCGACGATCCATGCCCGTACCGACACCTTCACGCTCCGCGCGGAGGAGGTGGCGACGGCGCCCGAGCTCGCCGGGCTCCTCTGCGAGGAGGTGCGGCGGCTCACCGGCTTTGACCGCGTCCTCGTCTATCGCTTCGACGAGGGATGGAACGGGACCGTCGTTGGCGAGGATGGGAACGGGCGGCTTCCGTCCTACCTGCATCACCGCTTTCCGGCGTCGGACATCCCGGCGCAGGCCCGCGAACTCTACCGCATCAATCGGATCCGGCTGATCCCGGACGCGCAGTACGAGCCGGTCCCGATCGTCCCCGCGGTGAACCCCGAGACGGGGGAGCCGCTCGACATGAGTTTCTCGACGCTGCGGAGCGTCTCGCCGATCCACGTTCAGTACATGCGGAACATGGAGACCGCCAGCTCGATGTCGGTCTCGATCCTCAAGGGGGGGAAGCTGTGGGGGCTGATCTCGTCGCACCACCATGCCGCGAAGGGAGTCTCTTTCCCGGACCGGATCACCTGCGACATCCTCTCCCGCGCCTTCTCGCTGCGGCTCTCGGCGATCGAACAGACCGAGCAGGGAGAGCGGAAGGTCCAGGTCCAGTCGACCTATTCCAAGCTCCTGGGGGTGATGTCGGAACGGGGGGACTTTGCGTCGGCGCTGCGGGAGTTTTCGGACGACTTCCTGAGGCTCGTCGACGCCCCCGGGGCCGCGATCGTGACGGCGGACGGGTGTGAGCTCGTCGGTCGGACGCCGGCCGTGGAGATGGTCCGCCGGCTGGCCGCCTGGGCCGCCGACCACGTGGACGAGGAGGTCTACGCGACCGACTCGCTCTCTCAGGTCTGGCCGGAGGGACGGTCCTGTATCGACACCGCCAGCGGCCTCCTGGCGATCCGGATTTCGAGCCGTCATCCGAGCTTCGTCTTCTGGTTCCGGCCTGAGGTGATCCAGACGGTCCAGTGGGGGGGCAACCCGGCGAAGCCGGTGACGGCGGTGGATGGCGAGACGATTCTCCACCCGCGGCGGTCCTTCGAGACCTGGAAGGAGACCGTCAGCCTCCGGGCGACACCCTGGAACCCGAGCGAGATCGAAGGGGCCCGGCAGCTCCGCGATGCGATCGTGGGGACGGTCCTCCGCCGGGCCGAGGAACTCGCGGATCTCAACACGGAGCTGACCCGCAGCAACAAGGAGCTGGAGGCGTTCTCGTACTCGGTCAGCCACGACCTGCGGGCCCCGCTGCGGCATATCGTGGGATACGCCGAAATGCTCCGCGAGAGCGCGGCGGGGCGGCTCTCCGCGACCGAGGACCGCTGGGTAAACAACATTATCGAGTCGAGCGAGTACGCCGGTCAGCTCGTGGACAAGCTGCTCGGCTACTCGCGGCTGGGACGCGCCGAGCTGCAGGTCTCCTCGATTCCGATGGAGACGCTCGTCCGGGAGGTCCAGGCGGGGCTGGCCCGTGAGTCCGAAGGACGTGAGATTGTCTGGACCATCGGTGAGCTGCCGACCGTCCAGGCTGATCTGATGATGCTCAGGATGGCCGTCCGCGACCTGCTGGCCAACGCCGTGAAATACACCCGCCAGCAGCCGCATCCGCATATTGAAATTGCTTGCCGGGACGAGACTTCCGAGCACGTCTTTTTTGTGAGGGACAATGGCATAGGATTTGATATGGCGTACGTCGACAAGCTGTTCGGCGTCTTCCAGCGGTTGCACAAGTGGGAAGACTACGAAGGGACCGGTATCGGTCTGGCGAATGTCCGGCGCGTGATCGAGCGGCACGGAGGACGGACGTGGGCGGAAGGCCAGGAAGGCCGCGGCGCGACGTTTTACTTTACCCTTCCCAGGCAGGACCTTCCCTGA
- a CDS encoding response regulator: MLKPILLVEDNPKDLELTLMALERSNLANEVITVRDGKEALDYLFRQGDHTGRSIGNPAVVLLDLKLPKIDGLQVLERIKAEPSLQRVPVVMLTTSSEESDLLKSYKLGVNAYVVKPVAFKEFIAAVQDLGIFWAVLNEPPPGSMKPGVRS; this comes from the coding sequence ATGCTGAAACCGATCCTCCTCGTCGAAGACAATCCCAAGGACCTCGAGCTGACGCTCATGGCCCTCGAGCGAAGCAACCTCGCCAACGAGGTCATCACCGTTCGCGACGGCAAGGAAGCGCTCGACTACCTGTTCCGGCAGGGAGATCACACCGGGCGCTCCATCGGGAATCCGGCGGTCGTGCTGCTCGATCTCAAGCTGCCGAAGATCGACGGCCTGCAGGTCCTGGAACGGATCAAGGCCGAGCCCTCCCTGCAGCGCGTCCCGGTCGTCATGCTCACGACGTCGTCCGAAGAGAGCGACCTGCTGAAGAGCTATAAACTCGGAGTCAATGCGTACGTCGTGAAGCCGGTGGCGTTCAAGGAGTTCATCGCCGCCGTCCAGGACCTCGGAATCTTCTGGGCGGTGCTGAACGAGCCTCCCCCGGGATCGATGAAGCCGGGCGTCCGGAGCTGA
- a CDS encoding PAS domain S-box protein, with protein sequence MTRRANSPLVAAADTADSQAAPGDGAPPRVLHLEDSDLDAAFIHDRLQKAGLVLAITRVSDRRGFLEELGGRPFDVILSDFQIPSMEGLDALDLAQEHQPDVPFIFVSGIMGEELAVEALQRGATDYVLKQRIGRLPSAFQRALGEARQRQERASVEAALRASEGWLRFALESAHMGTWSLDLRTGVLTSSATCRSLYGRSSEEPFTYEDLAASVLDEDRERWRQVVDAASARGENFEIEYRVRWPDGTVHWVFVRGSCEVDPTGRVAVMSGVSLQIDDRKRAEAATLEAHDQLKSALRTARLCAWDWDPVRDWISASETAGEVFGLAEGQVLDSTRFGMGLIHPEDRERHTDFVRRAASRGESWHTEFRIVRPRDGRTAWLEERATARRDPDTGQVRLTGLTWDVTERKEIEAERGRLTETLRLALDAGELGTWDWDPQTDRMRLSSRAAEIYGIDTRQDYGREQLRVLLHPDDRDRARDEARRAAQERVDYSIEYRLSPAVHGVVRWVTAHGRGVYDPSGALLRMIGVVQDITARKEAEASLRESEARHRILARLADETQPLADPDEVMATSARLLAEHLRVDRCAYAEVEDESVFVITGDHSIGVHSIVGRWPVAAFGSECVRRMRASEPYVVSDTETHPSIGPDERPAYAATNIRAVICVPLHKEGRFTAAMAVHQTTPRIWKPDEIRLVTTFVSRCWEALERSRAAQAERRLHAEVHAERARLEEVFRLAPSFMAVLRGPEHVFERANDRYRDLVGGRPLIGRTIREALPEVASQGFFEILDRVYRSGEPYTGADARVLLKNAVSGDLEEHILEFVYQPMWDVLGGVSGVLVQGIELTQRWRAEANLVRVTAESQRQQRLYETVLATTPDLVYVFNLDYQFTYANAALLRMWGKTWDEAQGKTCLELGYEPWHAEMHNREIDQVRETRRAIRGEVPFTGTEGRRVYDYIFVPVLGANGEVEAVAGTTRDVTDRKRMEQELLETDRKKDDFIALLAHELRNPLAPIRNGVQVLRLTPDRDGQSESLEIMDRQLTHMVRIVDDLLDVSRIGRDKMELRLKRTTLEEVIVSAVETARPLIDAAGHELTVSLPAEPIPLEADLTRLAQVFSNLLSNSAKYTPPGGRIAVTTERTVGEVTVCVEDNGIGIPPDSLATIFDMFSQVDRTVERHTGGLGIGLALVKALVEMHDGTVTAESDGRGSRFCVRLPIAADAEGAEEKGIFLASHDGGPQRILVVDDNRDGAHSMAAMLRMLGNQVELAFDGLDAVAKAEAFRPDVILMDIGMPRLNGMDATRRIREQAWGRRMRVIALTGWGQESDRERSRSAGCDGHLVKPVSLDDLRLLLHRSAPMD encoded by the coding sequence TTGACTCGCCGCGCCAACAGTCCGCTCGTTGCTGCCGCCGACACCGCCGATTCCCAGGCGGCCCCGGGCGATGGCGCCCCGCCGCGCGTGCTGCATCTGGAAGACAGCGACCTCGACGCCGCGTTCATCCACGATCGGCTCCAGAAGGCGGGACTGGTCCTGGCGATCACCCGCGTCAGCGACCGCCGGGGGTTCCTGGAGGAGCTCGGCGGCCGGCCGTTCGACGTGATCCTGTCCGACTTCCAGATTCCGTCCATGGAGGGGCTCGACGCGCTCGATCTGGCGCAGGAGCACCAGCCGGACGTCCCGTTCATTTTCGTTTCGGGGATCATGGGGGAGGAACTGGCGGTCGAGGCGCTGCAGCGCGGGGCGACCGACTACGTCCTCAAGCAGCGGATCGGCCGGCTCCCTTCCGCTTTTCAGCGGGCCCTGGGCGAAGCCCGGCAGCGGCAGGAGCGAGCGTCCGTCGAGGCGGCGCTGCGGGCGAGCGAGGGGTGGCTCCGCTTCGCCCTCGAGTCGGCCCACATGGGGACCTGGAGCCTCGACCTGCGGACCGGGGTCCTGACCTCCTCCGCGACATGCCGGTCGCTTTACGGGCGGAGTTCCGAGGAGCCGTTCACCTATGAGGACCTGGCGGCGTCGGTCCTCGACGAGGACCGCGAGCGGTGGCGGCAGGTCGTGGACGCGGCGTCGGCCCGCGGGGAGAACTTCGAGATCGAGTACCGCGTCCGCTGGCCCGACGGCACGGTCCACTGGGTGTTTGTCCGGGGGAGCTGCGAGGTCGATCCGACCGGCCGGGTCGCGGTCATGTCCGGCGTTTCGCTGCAGATCGACGATCGCAAGCGGGCCGAAGCGGCGACGCTCGAGGCGCACGACCAGCTGAAGTCCGCGCTGCGAACCGCCCGGTTGTGCGCCTGGGACTGGGATCCGGTGCGGGACTGGATCAGCGCGTCCGAGACCGCCGGCGAGGTGTTCGGGCTCGCGGAGGGGCAGGTGCTCGACAGCACCCGCTTTGGAATGGGGCTGATTCATCCGGAGGACCGCGAGCGACATACCGACTTCGTTCGTCGCGCGGCGAGCCGCGGAGAGAGCTGGCACACGGAGTTCCGCATCGTCCGTCCGCGCGACGGCCGGACCGCGTGGCTCGAAGAACGGGCCACCGCCCGTCGCGATCCGGACACCGGGCAGGTCCGCCTGACCGGACTGACGTGGGACGTGACGGAGCGGAAGGAGATCGAGGCGGAACGGGGGCGGCTGACGGAGACGCTCCGCCTGGCGCTCGACGCCGGGGAACTGGGGACCTGGGACTGGGATCCTCAGACGGACCGCATGCGGCTGTCGTCGCGGGCCGCCGAGATCTATGGGATCGACACGCGGCAGGACTACGGCCGGGAGCAGCTGCGGGTCCTGCTCCATCCGGACGACCGGGACCGGGCCCGCGACGAGGCCCGGCGGGCGGCCCAGGAGCGGGTCGACTACAGCATCGAGTACCGGCTCAGCCCGGCGGTCCATGGAGTGGTCCGGTGGGTGACGGCGCACGGCCGCGGCGTTTACGACCCGTCGGGGGCGCTGCTCCGGATGATCGGCGTCGTTCAGGACATCACCGCCCGCAAGGAGGCTGAAGCCTCGCTCCGGGAGAGCGAGGCGCGACACCGCATCCTGGCTCGGCTGGCCGACGAGACCCAGCCCCTCGCCGATCCGGACGAGGTGATGGCGACGAGCGCACGGCTGCTGGCAGAGCACCTGCGGGTCGACCGGTGCGCCTATGCGGAGGTCGAAGACGAGTCGGTATTCGTGATCACCGGGGATCATTCGATCGGGGTCCATAGCATCGTGGGGCGCTGGCCGGTGGCCGCTTTTGGAAGCGAGTGCGTTCGCCGGATGAGGGCGAGCGAGCCGTACGTCGTGAGCGACACCGAGACCCATCCTTCGATCGGCCCCGACGAACGTCCGGCCTATGCGGCCACGAACATCCGCGCGGTGATCTGCGTTCCGCTTCACAAGGAGGGACGGTTCACCGCCGCGATGGCGGTCCACCAGACGACGCCGCGGATCTGGAAGCCGGACGAGATCCGCCTCGTCACGACCTTCGTCTCCCGGTGTTGGGAGGCGCTGGAGCGGTCTCGCGCGGCGCAGGCGGAGCGGCGGCTCCATGCCGAAGTCCACGCGGAGCGGGCCCGGCTGGAAGAGGTGTTCCGGCTGGCCCCTTCGTTCATGGCGGTCCTCCGCGGGCCGGAGCATGTCTTCGAACGGGCCAACGACCGCTACCGCGATCTTGTCGGCGGCCGGCCGCTGATCGGCCGCACCATTCGCGAGGCGTTGCCGGAGGTCGCGTCGCAGGGATTCTTCGAGATCCTCGACCGGGTGTACCGCAGCGGGGAACCCTACACGGGGGCCGATGCCCGGGTGCTGCTGAAGAACGCGGTCTCCGGCGACCTGGAGGAGCACATCCTGGAGTTCGTCTACCAGCCGATGTGGGACGTCCTGGGGGGCGTCTCCGGAGTGCTGGTGCAGGGGATTGAACTGACACAGCGGTGGCGGGCGGAAGCGAACCTGGTCCGGGTCACGGCGGAGTCGCAGCGTCAGCAGCGGCTGTACGAGACCGTTCTGGCGACGACTCCGGACCTGGTCTACGTCTTCAACCTCGACTATCAGTTCACGTACGCCAACGCCGCGCTGCTGCGGATGTGGGGGAAGACGTGGGACGAGGCGCAGGGCAAGACGTGCCTCGAGCTGGGGTACGAACCCTGGCACGCCGAGATGCACAATCGCGAGATCGATCAGGTCCGCGAGACCCGGCGGGCGATCCGCGGCGAAGTCCCGTTCACCGGGACGGAGGGGCGGCGGGTCTATGACTACATCTTCGTCCCGGTGCTGGGCGCGAACGGTGAAGTGGAAGCCGTGGCCGGGACGACGCGCGACGTCACCGACCGGAAGCGGATGGAGCAGGAGCTGCTGGAAACGGACCGCAAGAAGGATGACTTCATCGCCCTCCTGGCGCATGAGCTTCGCAATCCGCTCGCCCCGATCCGCAACGGCGTGCAGGTGCTGCGGCTGACCCCCGATCGGGATGGTCAGAGCGAGTCGCTTGAGATCATGGACCGACAACTGACTCACATGGTCCGGATCGTCGACGACCTCCTGGATGTCTCGCGGATCGGCCGGGACAAGATGGAGCTGCGGCTCAAGCGGACGACGCTGGAAGAGGTGATCGTCAGCGCCGTGGAGACCGCCCGGCCGCTGATTGACGCGGCGGGGCACGAGCTGACGGTCTCGCTCCCGGCGGAGCCGATTCCGCTCGAAGCGGACCTCACGCGGCTGGCGCAGGTCTTCAGCAATCTGCTGTCGAACAGCGCCAAGTACACGCCGCCGGGGGGGCGGATCGCGGTGACGACGGAGCGGACCGTCGGCGAGGTGACGGTGTGCGTCGAAGACAACGGCATCGGGATTCCGCCGGATTCGCTGGCGACGATCTTTGACATGTTCAGCCAGGTCGACCGGACGGTCGAGCGGCACACGGGGGGATTGGGGATCGGACTGGCGCTGGTGAAGGCGCTCGTCGAGATGCACGACGGGACGGTGACCGCCGAGAGCGACGGACGCGGCAGCCGGTTCTGCGTGCGGTTGCCGATCGCCGCCGACGCGGAGGGGGCGGAGGAGAAGGGGATCTTCCTGGCGAGCCACGACGGCGGGCCGCAGCGAATCCTGGTGGTGGACGACAATCGGGATGGGGCTCACTCGATGGCAGCGATGCTGCGGATGCTCGGGAATCAGGTCGAGCTGGCGTTTGACGGTCTGGACGCGGTGGCGAAGGCGGAGGCGTTTCGTCCGGATGTGATCCTGATGGACATCGGGATGCCGCGACTGAACGGGATGGATGCGACGCGCCGGATCCGGGAGCAGGCGTGGGGGCGGAGAATGCGTGTCATTGCGCTGACGGGGTGGGGGCAGGAGAGTGACCGGGAGCGGTCGCGGTCGGCGGGTTGTGACGGGCATCTGGTGAAGCCGGTGAGTCTGGACGACTTGCGTTTGTTGCTTCATCGGAGCGCGCCAATGGACTGA
- a CDS encoding ABC-F family ATP-binding cassette domain-containing protein, translated as MPASITLSGVSWSVPGHPPLFAELNLNVGPSRTGLVGRNGVGKTTLLKLIAGELSPQAGGVSVRGRLGRLRQSVQIAPEETVADLFGTTASLALLARAEQGEATEAELADADWTLDSRMSTALGRVGLEPSPQTHLATLSGGQRTRVALAALIFGEPDFLLLDEPTNNLDREGRKAVIELLAGWRSGAIVVSHDRELLETMDEIVELTTLGATRYGGNWSVYRELKAQELAAAHRDLTEADKRVADINRSAQAAVERQARRTSRAKKKAADGGIPKIILGGLKEQGETTTAANRRLAERRREEALDEAKSARERIEVLQPFTVELPPTELPSGKVVLRLEQVTIGYRPDRPVLRDLSLSLIGPERVAVTGPNGSGKTTMLSLILGELEPWSGEVQVLTGMAMLDQRVSLLDPALSIRDNFRKRQPESDENACRAALARFRFRAEAALQAVSTLSGGELLRAGLACVLGGEKLPPLLILDEPTNHLDVESIETVEAGLRAYDGALLVVSHDEAFLHAIGITRRFELPAPAAPAG; from the coding sequence ATGCCTGCTTCCATCACCCTCTCCGGGGTCTCGTGGTCCGTTCCCGGCCATCCTCCGCTCTTCGCTGAACTCAATCTGAACGTCGGCCCGTCCCGAACCGGGCTTGTCGGTCGGAACGGCGTCGGAAAAACGACGCTCCTGAAACTGATCGCCGGCGAACTCTCCCCGCAGGCCGGCGGCGTCTCCGTCCGCGGCCGACTCGGACGCCTCCGCCAATCGGTCCAGATCGCTCCGGAGGAAACCGTCGCCGACCTGTTCGGCACAACCGCGTCGCTCGCCCTGCTGGCCCGCGCCGAACAGGGTGAAGCAACCGAAGCCGAACTCGCCGACGCCGACTGGACGCTCGACTCCCGCATGTCGACGGCCCTCGGCCGCGTGGGACTCGAACCGTCCCCGCAGACTCACCTCGCCACCCTCTCGGGCGGACAACGGACGCGCGTCGCGCTCGCGGCGCTCATCTTCGGGGAGCCGGATTTCCTGCTGCTGGACGAACCGACGAACAACCTCGACCGGGAGGGGCGAAAGGCGGTGATCGAACTGCTGGCCGGATGGCGATCCGGCGCAATCGTCGTGAGCCACGACCGGGAGCTGCTCGAGACGATGGACGAGATCGTCGAGCTGACGACGCTCGGCGCGACGCGGTATGGCGGAAACTGGAGCGTCTACCGGGAGCTTAAGGCCCAGGAGCTGGCGGCGGCCCACCGCGATCTCACGGAGGCGGACAAGCGGGTGGCCGACATCAACCGGTCCGCGCAGGCCGCCGTCGAGCGGCAGGCGCGGCGGACGAGCCGGGCGAAGAAGAAGGCGGCGGACGGTGGAATCCCGAAGATCATCCTCGGGGGCCTCAAGGAACAGGGCGAGACGACGACCGCCGCCAACCGCCGGCTCGCCGAGCGCCGCCGCGAGGAGGCGCTGGACGAGGCAAAGTCGGCCCGCGAGCGAATCGAAGTCCTGCAACCGTTCACGGTCGAACTCCCACCGACGGAACTCCCGAGCGGCAAGGTCGTGCTGCGGCTGGAGCAGGTGACCATCGGCTACCGACCAGACCGGCCGGTGCTGCGGGACCTGTCGCTGAGCCTGATCGGCCCCGAGCGGGTGGCGGTGACGGGTCCCAACGGATCGGGAAAGACGACGATGCTGTCGCTGATCCTGGGAGAGCTGGAGCCCTGGTCGGGTGAGGTCCAGGTGTTGACCGGGATGGCGATGCTGGACCAGCGGGTGAGCCTGCTCGATCCGGCGCTGTCGATCCGGGACAATTTTCGGAAGCGGCAACCGGAGTCGGATGAGAACGCGTGCCGGGCGGCGCTCGCGCGGTTCCGCTTTCGGGCCGAGGCGGCGCTTCAGGCCGTCTCGACACTCAGCGGCGGAGAGCTCTTGAGGGCGGGGCTGGCCTGCGTGCTTGGAGGGGAGAAACTGCCGCCCCTCCTGATTCTGGATGAACCGACGAACCATCTCGATGTTGAGTCGATCGAAACGGTGGAAGCCGGTCTGCGGGCGTACGACGGGGCACTCCTCGTGGTGAGCCACGACGAGGCCTTTCTGCACGCGATCGGCATCACACGGCGTTTCGAGCTGCCCGCTCCTGCCGCTCCAGCTGGGTAA
- a CDS encoding glycosyltransferase: MGVLYTNGLTVLGSLVAVAWLAIVAVYLAACRSQAALRPLTDTPPSDGLPKLSVIVAAKNESDCIETCIRSLFRQDYPDLEVVAINDRSSDDTGAIMDRLALEFAGRLQVVQVSTLPTGWFGKPHALEQGLARATGSLICFTDADCEFLAPSALRTTATEMLGRDMDFFSIAAKYTMTSLRECVAVPCCSEAILAWLRPERVGDPRWPDAFANGAFIMVRRAPFESIGGWGSVRSKISEDLELARVAKRSGLRLGVALGDGFYQTASYRTLRESWNGWSRIFNGALTPAQLSITLARMSVLFLLPLSAVLFGVATAIRTGSVEWLTHGAGAGFAIAFTLRTAMDVVMFRMVGAPIVTTLFAPLGRLFVMAASARALLSHFGLARTHWRGTTYVAGQMTTPRPAAARTRNPKTPAAPVAARREAVAARS; the protein is encoded by the coding sequence ATGGGCGTTCTTTATACGAATGGGCTGACTGTCCTCGGTTCGCTCGTCGCGGTCGCCTGGCTGGCGATCGTCGCCGTCTATCTGGCGGCCTGCCGCAGCCAGGCGGCTCTCCGGCCGCTGACCGATACTCCCCCCTCGGACGGGCTTCCCAAGCTCAGCGTGATCGTCGCTGCCAAGAACGAATCGGACTGCATCGAAACCTGCATCCGATCTCTGTTCCGCCAGGACTATCCGGATCTGGAAGTGGTCGCGATCAACGATCGCAGCTCCGATGACACCGGGGCAATCATGGATCGGCTCGCTCTCGAGTTCGCCGGTCGCCTGCAGGTCGTGCAAGTCTCGACGTTGCCGACCGGCTGGTTCGGCAAACCCCATGCCCTGGAACAGGGGCTGGCCCGGGCCACGGGCAGCCTGATCTGCTTTACCGACGCCGACTGCGAGTTCCTGGCCCCTTCCGCCCTGCGGACCACCGCGACGGAGATGCTGGGCCGCGACATGGACTTCTTCTCCATCGCCGCCAAGTACACGATGACGTCGCTGCGGGAGTGCGTTGCCGTCCCGTGCTGCTCGGAGGCAATCCTGGCGTGGCTGCGGCCGGAACGGGTGGGTGACCCCCGCTGGCCCGACGCCTTTGCCAACGGGGCCTTCATCATGGTCCGCCGGGCTCCGTTCGAGTCAATCGGCGGATGGGGCTCGGTCCGTTCCAAAATCAGCGAAGACCTCGAGCTGGCCCGCGTGGCGAAACGCTCCGGTCTGCGGCTGGGCGTGGCGCTGGGAGATGGCTTCTACCAGACCGCGTCCTACCGCACGCTGCGGGAATCGTGGAACGGCTGGAGCCGTATCTTCAACGGGGCTCTGACCCCCGCGCAACTGTCCATCACGCTCGCCCGGATGTCCGTCCTGTTCCTGCTGCCGCTCAGCGCCGTGCTGTTCGGCGTCGCGACGGCGATCCGCACGGGAAGCGTGGAGTGGCTGACCCACGGGGCGGGAGCGGGATTCGCGATCGCGTTCACGCTCCGGACCGCCATGGACGTGGTCATGTTCCGGATGGTGGGGGCTCCGATCGTGACGACGCTGTTCGCACCTCTCGGCCGGCTGTTCGTGATGGCCGCGTCGGCCCGGGCCCTCCTGTCCCACTTCGGCCTGGCGCGGACGCATTGGCGCGGGACGACCTATGTCGCCGGGCAGATGACTACGCCGAGGCCCGCTGCGGCGCGGACCCGTAACCCAAAGACTCCAGCAGCACCGGTTGCCGCCCGTCGCGAAGCAGTCGCTGCACGGTCCTGA
- a CDS encoding DUF2334 domain-containing protein, with protein sequence MPQNYSPRARQSRKPTENSHGERLPPVGAADSRPAMNDNTPPLDVSKSFCVMLHDVAPIYASHVATFTEAMAPLVGTAMSAAVVPCWAGVPLCDNDRPFLDRVLAEYGNIQLHGYEHFRPGPRGLRSKIADGKDEMNGLDPAETDRRLAAGQEALERWLGNRACGFIAPTYQIGFATPDRLARFGIHYTVGYGQVTTSTGERLSLSSWCWDISPIRLLCRAGYRLGQIQYRFRKRALPCVVLHPLDLERGFLPQIVRTVQRLLRDGRQPVLLESLGYGSAPQRASA encoded by the coding sequence ATGCCTCAGAACTACAGTCCCCGCGCGCGGCAGTCCCGGAAACCCACGGAAAATTCCCACGGCGAGCGTCTTCCGCCCGTCGGTGCCGCCGACTCGCGACCTGCCATGAACGACAACACCCCCCCGCTGGATGTCTCCAAGTCGTTCTGCGTCATGCTGCATGACGTGGCCCCGATCTACGCCTCGCACGTCGCCACGTTCACGGAGGCAATGGCCCCGCTGGTCGGGACCGCGATGTCGGCCGCCGTCGTCCCCTGCTGGGCCGGCGTCCCGCTCTGCGACAACGATCGCCCCTTCCTGGACCGGGTTCTGGCCGAATACGGGAACATTCAGCTCCACGGCTACGAACACTTCCGGCCCGGCCCCCGCGGCCTTCGGTCGAAGATCGCCGACGGCAAAGACGAGATGAACGGCCTCGACCCGGCCGAGACGGATCGCCGCCTCGCCGCGGGACAGGAGGCTCTGGAGCGGTGGCTGGGCAACCGGGCCTGCGGGTTCATCGCCCCGACCTACCAGATCGGCTTCGCCACGCCGGACCGTCTGGCGCGGTTCGGGATCCACTACACGGTCGGATACGGCCAGGTCACCACGTCCACGGGCGAGCGGCTGTCGCTCTCCAGCTGGTGCTGGGACATCTCGCCGATCCGCCTGCTGTGCCGCGCGGGATACCGGCTGGGGCAGATCCAGTACCGGTTCCGCAAACGAGCCCTGCCGTGCGTCGTCCTGCATCCGCTCGATCTGGAACGCGGGTTTCTCCCGCAGATCGTCAGGACCGTGCAGCGACTGCTTCGCGACGGGCGGCAACCGGTGCTGCTGGAGTCTTTGGGTTACGGGTCCGCGCCGCAGCGGGCCTCGGCGTAG